Proteins encoded within one genomic window of Flavobacteriales bacterium:
- a CDS encoding acyl-CoA thioesterase, translating into MFSHQTNIRVRYAETDKMGYVYYGNYATYFEVARVEALRSLGVSYKEMEDSGVMLPVLSYSTKFFKPAFYDEELTIKLFIKEMPKARIHFYFETFNSSDIKINEAQVVLVFVDMQKNKPCSAPTDLINQLKSFGL; encoded by the coding sequence ATGTTTTCACACCAAACCAACATACGAGTTCGATATGCCGAAACGGATAAGATGGGCTATGTCTATTATGGTAACTACGCTACTTATTTTGAAGTAGCCAGGGTAGAAGCTCTCAGAAGTTTGGGGGTTAGTTATAAGGAAATGGAGGACAGTGGCGTTATGCTTCCTGTCCTTTCCTATTCTACTAAGTTTTTTAAACCTGCTTTTTACGATGAAGAGTTAACAATAAAATTGTTCATCAAGGAAATGCCAAAAGCTCGTATTCATTTTTATTTTGAAACCTTTAACTCATCTGATATCAAAATCAACGAGGCACAAGTCGTATTAGTTTTTGTTGATATGCAAAAGAACAAACCTTGTTCAGCACCTACCGACTTAATTAATCAGTTAAAATCTTTTGGTTTATGA
- a CDS encoding MIP family channel protein produces the protein MKKYWAECLGTYIMVFAGTGAMIVNDVYGSVSHLGIGLTFGLVVMAVIYCIGSISGAHINPAVSIAFWVSKRFSGKEVLPYLVSQFTGAILASLTLSFMFPQHELLGATLPAGNWEQSFIMEFILTFILMFVILLMSEGSKEVGVMTGFVIGMVVAFEAIFAGPVSGASMNPARSLAPALVSGHLAHLWIYITATTLGACASVFAIRLITDSSLDNHTS, from the coding sequence ATGAAAAAGTATTGGGCAGAATGTTTAGGAACCTATATTATGGTTTTTGCTGGTACAGGAGCCATGATTGTCAACGACGTTTATGGATCTGTATCTCATTTAGGTATCGGATTGACTTTTGGATTGGTGGTCATGGCGGTTATTTATTGTATAGGAAGTATTTCAGGGGCTCATATTAATCCCGCCGTGAGTATTGCTTTTTGGGTAAGCAAACGCTTTAGTGGTAAGGAAGTTTTGCCGTATTTAGTATCTCAATTTACTGGCGCAATTTTAGCCAGTTTAACGCTCTCTTTTATGTTTCCTCAACACGAATTGCTTGGAGCAACATTACCTGCAGGCAATTGGGAGCAAAGCTTCATAATGGAATTCATATTGACATTTATATTGATGTTCGTTATTCTGCTTATGTCAGAAGGAAGCAAAGAAGTGGGAGTGATGACAGGTTTTGTAATTGGAATGGTGGTGGCTTTTGAAGCTATTTTTGCTGGACCTGTTTCAGGAGCCTCCATGAATCCAGCACGTTCATTAGCACCAGCATTGGTTTCTGGACATCTAGCTCACTTGTGGATCTATATTACAGCTACAACCTTAGGAGCATGCGCTTCTGTTTTTGCTATTCGTTTAATTACAGATTCTTCATTAGATAATCATACATCTTAA
- a CDS encoding M20/M25/M40 family metallo-hydrolase, with product MELLKTLCHIHAPSGEESALSEFLLNYINSNKSSWKIQPKVYNGDGFQDCIVLVFGKPTTAIFAHMDSIGFTAKYENEIVKIGGPVTTEGITLIGEDSEGKIEENIIHKEDEKGNKSLHIGGRFVERGTSLTFKPDFRESDDFVECCYMDNRLGVWNALKVAETLENGIICFSSWEEHGGGSVGYLAKFIYEKYGVKQALISDITWVTEGVKHGKGVAISMRDSGIPRKSYVNKIINLAKQSQIPFQLEVENAGGSDGNALQRSPYPFDWCFIGAPEDNVHSPDEKVHKSDIESMLKMYDYLMKNL from the coding sequence ATGGAATTACTCAAAACCTTATGTCATATTCATGCTCCTTCAGGAGAAGAATCTGCACTTTCAGAATTTTTACTGAATTACATTAACTCTAACAAGTCTTCTTGGAAGATTCAGCCTAAAGTCTACAATGGCGATGGCTTTCAAGATTGTATTGTACTTGTTTTTGGGAAGCCCACTACAGCAATTTTTGCTCATATGGATAGTATTGGATTTACAGCAAAGTACGAAAATGAAATTGTAAAGATTGGCGGTCCTGTCACTACTGAAGGTATAACACTTATCGGAGAGGATTCTGAAGGAAAGATTGAAGAAAACATTATCCATAAAGAAGATGAAAAAGGCAATAAATCTTTACATATTGGAGGACGATTTGTAGAAAGAGGTACAAGTTTAACCTTTAAACCTGATTTTAGAGAGTCTGACGATTTTGTTGAATGTTGCTATATGGATAATCGTTTGGGTGTATGGAATGCTCTAAAAGTGGCTGAAACACTAGAAAATGGTATAATTTGTTTTTCATCCTGGGAAGAACATGGTGGTGGTTCAGTAGGTTATCTTGCTAAATTCATTTATGAAAAGTATGGCGTAAAGCAAGCCCTTATTTCAGATATTACATGGGTCACCGAAGGGGTAAAACATGGAAAAGGCGTAGCTATATCAATGCGTGATAGCGGTATTCCAAGAAAAAGCTATGTCAATAAAATCATCAATTTAGCTAAACAAAGTCAAATTCCTTTTCAACTAGAAGTAGAAAATGCAGGTGGCAGCGATGGTAATGCTTTACAACGTTCTCCCTACCCTTTTGATTGGTGCTTTATTGGTGCTCCTGAAGATAATGTTCATAGTCCTGATGAAAAGGTACATAAATCAGATATTGAATCTATGCTTAAGATGTATGATTATCTAATGAAGAATCTGTAA
- a CDS encoding YigZ family protein produces the protein MSIDDSYLEVVGSSKGLFKDKGSKFIAYAYSVKTEEEVKQRLADVKKLEYAARHHCYAYIINPDKSTQRDSDDGEPSNTAGKPILGQLLSREITNTLVVVVRYFGGVKLGVSGLITAYRAATSEALENITIEKRFVKDVFTVHFKYPEMNNVMRLVKDNGLEIIKQDFELECALTFCVKKSQSEKIQSIFALNHLLTLKFIKTI, from the coding sequence ATGAGTATTGACGATTCATATCTTGAAGTTGTTGGCAGTTCAAAAGGCCTATTTAAAGACAAAGGCAGTAAATTTATCGCTTATGCATATTCCGTAAAAACTGAGGAAGAGGTTAAACAGCGCCTTGCCGATGTGAAAAAACTAGAATATGCTGCGCGTCATCATTGTTATGCTTACATCATAAACCCTGATAAATCGACACAACGTGATAGCGATGATGGCGAGCCATCCAATACAGCAGGGAAACCCATTTTAGGACAGTTACTTTCTAGAGAAATAACCAACACTTTGGTAGTAGTTGTGCGATACTTTGGCGGTGTAAAATTAGGCGTTAGCGGTCTCATTACTGCATATAGAGCAGCAACTTCAGAAGCACTAGAGAATATCACTATTGAAAAACGTTTTGTAAAAGATGTCTTTACCGTTCATTTTAAATACCCAGAGATGAACAATGTTATGCGCTTGGTAAAAGACAATGGCTTGGAAATAATTAAACAAGATTTTGAATTAGAATGCGCTCTTACCTTTTGTGTTAAAAAGAGTCAGTCTGAAAAAATACAAAGTATATTTGCCCTCAATCATTTATTGACTCTAAAATTCATAAAAACGATTTAA
- a CDS encoding DMT family transporter, giving the protein MIDLTLSIVFTICLFLFFKEFDRRNINTLQAITFNYLSAGILSVLLGHSGYNYENIISTDWFLPTFLLGIFFIVMFNVMALTTQRLGVTVGSLASKMSLIIPVLAALLFQGDKWTLLKVIGISIALVSVYLTVKKDEHQKGPIYLALVLFIGAGLLDTVLSHIQYLYLDSPQSKDYFTSTVFLVAFGVGGLLLLIKKQKLTVKNIIAGILLGIPNYFSIFFVLRSLDSMESSLVFPILNIGVVILSALIGWGYYKEHLSRLNWLGVTLAISSIYILIYA; this is encoded by the coding sequence ATGATAGACTTAACCTTATCAATTGTTTTCACTATCTGTTTATTCTTATTTTTTAAAGAGTTTGATAGAAGAAACATAAACACCTTACAAGCTATTACCTTTAATTACTTGAGTGCTGGTATCTTATCCGTTCTTTTAGGTCATTCTGGGTATAATTACGAAAATATAATTTCTACGGATTGGTTTTTACCGACATTTCTTCTAGGAATATTTTTTATCGTTATGTTTAATGTAATGGCATTGACTACACAACGACTAGGCGTAACAGTTGGTTCATTAGCTAGTAAAATGTCATTAATAATACCTGTTCTAGCAGCTTTATTGTTTCAAGGTGATAAATGGACTTTACTAAAGGTTATTGGTATTTCTATAGCACTTGTATCCGTTTACCTTACCGTTAAAAAAGACGAGCATCAAAAAGGACCAATATATTTAGCTCTGGTATTATTTATTGGTGCAGGTTTACTAGATACAGTTTTATCACATATTCAGTATTTATATTTGGATTCTCCTCAATCTAAAGATTACTTCACTTCTACTGTGTTTTTAGTTGCTTTTGGTGTTGGTGGACTTTTATTATTAATTAAAAAGCAAAAACTAACAGTAAAAAACATAATTGCAGGTATACTTCTAGGAATACCCAATTACTTTAGTATATTTTTTGTGTTAAGAAGCTTAGATTCTATGGAGTCGAGTTTGGTTTTTCCTATTCTTAATATTGGGGTTGTTATTTTATCTGCATTAATTGGATGGGGTTATTACAAAGAACATCTCTCAAGGCTTAATTGGCTAGGTGTTACATTGGCAATTTCATCCATCTACATCTTGATATACGCCTAA
- the ribD gene encoding bifunctional diaminohydroxyphosphoribosylaminopyrimidine deaminase/5-amino-6-(5-phosphoribosylamino)uracil reductase RibD codes for MLMDEKYMKMSIDLALKGFPHAMPNPLVGCIIVHQNKIIGRGYHQKHGEHHAEVNAINNVEDKSLLSDSTLYVTLEPCAHFGKTPPCANLIVKSNIPRVVIGSLDTFSEVNGKGIETLKHGGINVKTSVLENECRAINQRFFTFHEKKRPYIILKWAKSIDGFIAPINQSEPFWMTGKESKKLVHQWRSEEAAILVGKNTVIKDNPLLTTREIKGKNPIRIVIDKDLSLDSKHAIFNSDSTTLTVNAHTENDTHIKIDFNSFFPSLMNVLHSRGIQSLIVEGGAKTLNSFIASNYWDEAKVFTSKIELENGIQSPVIEKDIMNSSWIGEDKLDYYYNL; via the coding sequence GTGTTGATGGACGAAAAATATATGAAGATGAGTATTGATTTGGCTTTAAAAGGTTTTCCACACGCCATGCCAAATCCTCTAGTAGGTTGTATCATTGTACATCAAAATAAAATTATTGGTCGAGGTTACCATCAGAAACATGGAGAACATCACGCTGAAGTAAATGCTATAAATAATGTTGAAGATAAATCTCTTTTGAGTGATTCTACCCTTTATGTTACTCTAGAACCATGTGCTCATTTTGGTAAAACACCGCCCTGTGCTAACTTAATCGTTAAATCAAATATTCCTAGAGTTGTAATTGGTAGTTTGGATACTTTCTCAGAGGTAAATGGTAAAGGGATTGAAACTTTAAAGCATGGTGGAATTAATGTAAAAACATCTGTTTTGGAAAATGAATGCAGAGCCATAAATCAACGATTTTTTACATTTCATGAGAAAAAACGTCCTTATATCATTTTAAAATGGGCGAAATCAATTGATGGTTTCATAGCTCCAATTAATCAGTCTGAACCCTTTTGGATGACAGGAAAAGAATCAAAAAAATTAGTTCATCAATGGCGAAGTGAAGAAGCTGCCATTTTGGTAGGAAAAAATACTGTAATTAAAGATAATCCATTGCTAACTACTAGAGAAATTAAAGGGAAAAACCCTATTAGAATTGTTATTGACAAAGACCTTTCTTTAGATTCAAAACATGCTATTTTTAATTCTGACTCTACTACCCTTACAGTGAATGCTCATACTGAAAACGATACGCACATAAAAATTGATTTCAATTCATTTTTTCCTTCTTTAATGAATGTTTTGCATTCAAGAGGTATTCAATCGTTAATTGTAGAAGGTGGAGCAAAAACTCTTAATTCATTTATAGCATCAAATTATTGGGATGAGGCCAAGGTTTTCACCTCTAAAATAGAATTAGAAAACGGTATACAAAGTCCTGTAATAGAGAAAGATATAATGAATTCGAGTTGGATTGGAGAAGATAAATTAGATTATTACTACAATTTATGA
- the prmC gene encoding peptide chain release factor N(5)-glutamine methyltransferase: MKMSKDILPLFKSELQSIYSDNEIDGLAYWCIDSLLEYSRSEWLLKANYPLPDNVINSFEDIISRLKKHEPIQYIFGECNFYGLTFKVSPKCLIPRPETEELIRWIQKSTFKRGLDIGTGSGCIAISLAKFSNIKMSALDISSDALEIAMYNAKVNNVSVNFSLHDIFEDKTFDNKFDLIVSNPPYVLESEKAQIQKNVLKYEPDLALFVNDDNALHYYKRIIEFSKENLEDGGVLFFEINEQKGFEVKDLLEKNSFHDILIKKDMQGKNRMVKAVWKL, translated from the coding sequence ATGAAAATGTCCAAAGATATATTGCCTTTATTTAAATCCGAATTACAGTCTATTTACTCTGATAATGAAATTGATGGCTTGGCATATTGGTGCATAGATTCACTCTTAGAATACAGTAGATCAGAATGGCTATTAAAGGCTAATTATCCTCTTCCTGATAACGTTATAAATTCCTTTGAAGATATTATTTCAAGATTAAAAAAACATGAGCCTATTCAATACATTTTTGGAGAATGTAACTTTTATGGACTTACGTTTAAGGTTAGTCCAAAGTGTTTGATTCCTAGACCTGAGACGGAAGAGCTTATCAGATGGATTCAAAAAAGTACGTTCAAAAGAGGTTTAGACATTGGTACAGGAAGTGGTTGCATAGCTATTTCATTGGCTAAATTTTCAAATATAAAGATGAGTGCTTTAGATATTTCATCAGATGCACTAGAAATAGCAATGTATAATGCTAAGGTAAATAATGTATCTGTAAACTTTTCATTACACGATATTTTTGAAGATAAAACGTTTGACAATAAATTTGATTTAATAGTAAGTAATCCGCCATATGTTTTGGAAAGTGAAAAAGCTCAAATACAAAAAAATGTTTTAAAGTATGAGCCTGATTTAGCTCTTTTTGTAAATGACGATAACGCTCTACACTACTATAAACGAATTATTGAATTTTCTAAAGAAAATTTAGAAGATGGAGGAGTGTTATTTTTTGAAATAAATGAACAAAAAGGCTTTGAAGTAAAGGATTTATTAGAGAAGAATTCATTTCATGATATCTTAATAAAAAAAGATATGCAAGGCAAAAATAGGATGGTAAAAGCCGTTTGGAAGTTGTAA
- the ligA gene encoding NAD-dependent DNA ligase LigA has translation MRAEERIIFLRSELKQHNYNYYVLDKPIISDFDFDIMLEELIELENNHPELFDANSPSQRVGGELVKSFKTVPHKYRMLSLGNTYSSEELYDFDKRISKLVETDIEYVCELKYDGVSISLTYENGELVQALTRGNGTEGDDVTTNVKTIKSIPLKLNGDFPNSFEIRGEIFLPHKGFKEMNKARISEDLEPFANPRNAASGSLKMQDSKEVAKRPLDCFLYYLLGKELPHKIHYNNLQEAKKWGFKIPSETTVCTSIEKVIEFVQYWDKKRHDLPYDIDGIVIKVNDLKLQDQMGFTAKSPRWAIAYKFKAEQVSTTLNEISYQVGRTGAITPVANLEPVLLAGTIVKRASLHNADQIEKLDIRVGDKVFVEKGGEIIPKIIGVAIKERNLFSRPTVYITHCPECNSELVRTDGDAKHYCPNEINCPPQIKSRFEHFISKKALNIVSIGPETIDLLFTNGLIKNLSDLYKLKKEDLLPFKKDGEKWARNIILGLEQSKNIAFERVLFALGIRFVGETVSKVLVKEYHHIDNIIRATKEELENVDEIGDKIAESVVSFFKNDENITLVRQLKENGLTFEIGEDKKAISDKLLGMSIVISGVFEMYTRDELKKIIEQHGGKNVGSISKKTTFVVAGQNMGPSKLKKAESLNVPLLSEDEFIKKIS, from the coding sequence ATGAGAGCAGAAGAACGCATTATATTTTTGAGGTCCGAATTAAAACAACACAATTATAATTACTATGTGTTAGATAAACCTATTATCAGCGATTTTGATTTTGATATTATGCTAGAAGAGCTTATCGAGCTTGAGAATAATCATCCAGAATTGTTTGATGCTAATTCACCTTCACAACGAGTAGGAGGAGAGTTAGTAAAATCTTTTAAAACAGTCCCTCACAAATACAGAATGTTGTCTTTAGGCAACACTTATTCATCAGAAGAACTCTACGATTTTGACAAACGAATTTCAAAACTGGTAGAGACTGATATAGAATACGTTTGTGAATTAAAATACGATGGAGTATCAATTAGTTTAACATATGAAAATGGCGAGTTAGTACAGGCTCTTACTAGAGGAAATGGAACGGAGGGTGATGATGTTACCACTAATGTAAAAACTATAAAAAGTATTCCTTTGAAACTAAATGGTGACTTTCCAAATTCATTTGAAATAAGAGGAGAGATATTTCTACCACACAAAGGTTTTAAAGAAATGAATAAAGCTCGAATTTCTGAAGATTTAGAGCCATTTGCTAATCCAAGAAATGCCGCGTCTGGTAGTTTAAAAATGCAAGACAGTAAAGAGGTTGCAAAACGTCCATTAGATTGTTTTCTGTATTATTTGTTAGGAAAAGAATTGCCCCACAAAATCCATTACAATAATTTACAAGAAGCTAAAAAATGGGGCTTCAAAATTCCATCTGAAACCACTGTGTGTACATCCATTGAAAAGGTGATTGAATTTGTACAGTATTGGGATAAAAAAAGACACGATTTACCTTATGATATTGATGGAATAGTAATAAAGGTAAATGACCTAAAATTACAAGATCAAATGGGTTTTACCGCCAAAAGCCCCAGATGGGCAATTGCATACAAATTCAAAGCCGAGCAAGTTTCAACTACATTAAATGAAATAAGCTATCAAGTTGGAAGGACAGGAGCAATTACTCCAGTCGCAAATTTAGAGCCTGTATTATTAGCCGGTACGATTGTAAAACGAGCATCCTTACATAATGCTGATCAAATTGAAAAGCTTGATATAAGAGTAGGTGATAAAGTATTTGTAGAAAAAGGCGGGGAAATAATTCCAAAAATAATTGGTGTAGCAATAAAGGAAAGGAATTTATTCTCTAGACCAACGGTTTACATAACCCACTGCCCAGAGTGTAATAGTGAGCTAGTCAGAACAGATGGTGATGCCAAACATTATTGTCCAAACGAAATAAATTGTCCACCACAAATCAAAAGTAGATTTGAACATTTTATCAGTAAAAAAGCCTTAAATATTGTTAGTATAGGTCCAGAAACAATAGATTTATTATTCACTAATGGCCTGATAAAGAACTTATCCGATTTATACAAGTTAAAAAAAGAAGATTTATTACCATTTAAAAAAGACGGAGAGAAGTGGGCAAGAAATATAATTTTAGGCTTAGAACAATCTAAAAATATAGCATTTGAAAGGGTTTTATTTGCCTTAGGAATTCGATTTGTTGGGGAAACTGTTTCTAAAGTATTAGTTAAAGAATATCATCATATAGATAATATAATTAGAGCTACAAAAGAAGAACTAGAAAATGTAGATGAGATAGGAGATAAGATTGCTGAAAGTGTAGTCTCATTTTTTAAAAATGATGAAAACATTACACTTGTTCGGCAACTCAAAGAAAATGGTTTAACATTCGAGATTGGAGAAGATAAAAAAGCTATTTCTGACAAGCTCTTAGGTATGTCAATTGTTATTTCTGGCGTGTTTGAAATGTATACTAGAGATGAACTAAAAAAAATAATTGAACAACATGGCGGAAAAAATGTAGGTTCAATTTCTAAAAAAACTACTTTTGTAGTCGCAGGGCAGAATATGGGGCCAAGTAAATTAAAAAAAGCCGAATCATTAAACGTGCCATTATTATCAGAAGATGAATTCATTAAAAAAATAAGTTGA
- a CDS encoding 4-hydroxy-tetrahydrodipicolinate synthase: MHPKIFGTGVALVTPFKTDLSIDFDGLTRLINHCIAGNIDFLVVMGTTGESVTLSNDEKSQVLEHVKKINDNNLPIILGIGGNNTSAVIESFSNYNLNGVDAILSVSPSYNKPTQEGIYQHFKAISEKSPLPIILYNVPGRTSSNMSAETTLRLANDFDNIIAIKEASGDMSQIMDIIKNKPSGFNVLSGDDAITLPIIAMGGKGVISVLGQGLPKEFSTMVSYALDDNSVEEARELHYKILDFVNPLFSEGNPAGIKKMLKLLNICGDNVRLPLVKASDSIENTIKKGLDNLKS, translated from the coding sequence ATGCATCCTAAAATTTTTGGCACAGGAGTAGCATTAGTTACTCCTTTTAAAACAGATTTATCAATTGATTTTGATGGTTTAACTCGATTAATTAATCACTGTATTGCCGGTAACATAGATTTTTTAGTTGTAATGGGTACAACTGGAGAAAGTGTTACTCTATCAAATGATGAAAAAAGTCAAGTTCTAGAACATGTAAAAAAGATTAATGACAATAATTTGCCCATTATCTTAGGTATTGGTGGTAACAATACTTCTGCTGTAATAGAATCATTTTCTAACTATAATTTAAATGGTGTTGACGCCATACTTTCCGTTTCGCCATCTTATAACAAACCTACTCAAGAAGGTATTTACCAACATTTTAAGGCTATTTCAGAAAAGTCACCATTACCAATCATTTTATACAATGTACCTGGCAGAACATCTTCAAATATGTCTGCAGAAACCACATTACGACTGGCAAATGATTTTGATAATATTATAGCTATTAAAGAAGCTAGCGGAGATATGTCTCAAATAATGGATATAATTAAAAATAAACCTTCAGGTTTTAATGTGCTTTCTGGTGATGACGCTATTACACTTCCTATTATAGCAATGGGAGGAAAAGGAGTGATTTCAGTACTTGGACAAGGCTTACCTAAAGAATTTTCAACAATGGTAAGCTATGCCCTAGATGATAATAGTGTAGAGGAAGCTAGAGAATTACACTACAAAATATTAGATTTTGTTAATCCATTATTTTCTGAAGGAAACCCTGCGGGTATTAAGAAGATGTTAAAGCTACTCAATATCTGTGGGGATAATGTTAGATTGCCTTTAGTGAAAGCCTCTGACTCGATTGAAAATACAATTAAAAAGGGTTTAGATAATCTTAAAAGCTAG
- a CDS encoding aminotransferase class I/II-fold pyridoxal phosphate-dependent enzyme — protein sequence MDLFEKIKNNRGPLGQYAKSTHGYFTFPKLEGEISNKMFFRGKEVLVWSVNNYIGLSNQPEVRKADEQASKEWGLGYPMGSRMMSGNTNYHEELENNLSAFMRKEDTILLNFGYQGMLSSIDALVDRKDVIVYDSECHACIIDGVRLHQGKRFVFPHNNIDNFEKQLERANKIVEETGGGILVITEGVFGMSGDLGKIREISQLKSKFNFRLFVDDAHGFGTMGEHGYGTGEHLQCHDEIDIYFGTFAKSMASIGAFISSTEDVVEYLRYNMRSQIFAKSLPTPLVIGAIKRLELLQNKTELKDQLWNIANKLQSGLKDAGFNIGNTESAVTPVYLSGGVGEATNLTLDLRENYGIFCSIVTYPVVPKGVILLRLIPTAIHTLEDVQYTIESFTSIKDKLENGEYISEKLASF from the coding sequence ATGGATCTTTTTGAAAAGATAAAAAACAACAGAGGTCCTCTAGGACAATATGCCAAAAGTACACACGGGTACTTTACTTTCCCTAAGTTAGAAGGTGAAATTTCTAATAAAATGTTTTTCAGAGGTAAAGAGGTACTGGTATGGAGTGTAAACAACTATATAGGCTTATCAAATCAGCCTGAAGTTAGAAAAGCAGATGAACAAGCTTCCAAGGAATGGGGACTTGGTTATCCAATGGGTTCCAGAATGATGTCTGGTAACACCAATTACCACGAAGAACTAGAGAATAATTTATCTGCTTTCATGCGTAAAGAAGATACCATCCTTTTAAACTTTGGTTATCAAGGTATGTTATCTTCAATTGATGCTCTCGTTGACCGTAAAGACGTTATTGTATATGATAGTGAATGCCATGCTTGTATTATTGACGGGGTTCGTCTTCATCAAGGAAAACGCTTTGTATTCCCACACAATAACATTGATAACTTTGAGAAACAGCTAGAAAGGGCTAATAAAATAGTTGAGGAAACTGGTGGAGGAATACTTGTTATTACTGAAGGAGTTTTCGGTATGTCTGGTGATTTAGGTAAAATCAGAGAAATTTCTCAATTAAAATCCAAATTTAACTTCAGATTATTTGTTGATGATGCTCATGGTTTTGGTACTATGGGTGAGCATGGCTACGGAACGGGTGAACACCTTCAATGCCATGACGAAATTGATATTTACTTTGGAACATTTGCCAAGTCAATGGCTAGCATAGGTGCTTTTATATCCTCTACTGAAGATGTTGTTGAGTATTTGAGATATAATATGCGTTCTCAAATTTTCGCTAAATCACTTCCTACTCCACTAGTTATTGGAGCTATTAAACGATTAGAGTTATTGCAAAATAAGACTGAATTAAAAGATCAGTTATGGAATATTGCCAATAAACTCCAATCTGGACTTAAGGATGCAGGATTTAACATAGGAAATACTGAATCTGCTGTTACACCAGTTTACTTATCTGGCGGTGTTGGTGAAGCAACTAATCTTACTTTAGATTTAAGAGAAAATTATGGCATATTTTGTTCGATAGTCACATATCCTGTTGTTCCTAAAGGTGTAATCTTATTACGATTAATTCCTACAGCTATACATACGCTTGAAGACGTTCAATATACCATTGAATCCTTTACTTCCATTAAAGATAAACTAGAAAATGGAGAATATATTTCTGAAAAGTTAGCTAGCTTTTAA
- the bamD gene encoding outer membrane protein assembly factor BamD, producing the protein MRIVIYISFIAILFSCNGYQKVLKSSDVDLKYHMAKKYYDETEYFKALPLLDELHILFKGTSKAEEVDYLLAYTHFGLGANMLASYHFKIFTLTYPNSKHNEELAYMAAYCYFLESPSPTLDKTNTLKAIEELQAFIDKYPDSEKIDKCNDLIDELTIKIHKKAFKIAKLYYDISDYKAAITSLNNLVLDYPTIDNQSEIQFLILDANYNLAINSVMTKKEDRLNNTLAAFNFFKNNYSDDKLMKLAQGIHDKTIKQLEKFQ; encoded by the coding sequence ATGAGAATAGTTATCTACATATCTTTCATTGCAATCCTTTTTTCCTGCAATGGATATCAAAAAGTTTTAAAAAGCAGTGATGTGGATTTAAAATACCACATGGCAAAAAAATATTATGATGAAACAGAATATTTTAAAGCACTGCCGTTACTTGATGAATTACATATTTTATTTAAGGGTACTAGTAAGGCTGAAGAGGTAGATTATCTTCTTGCTTATACACACTTTGGTTTAGGAGCAAATATGTTAGCCAGTTACCATTTCAAGATATTTACTCTTACCTATCCTAACAGTAAACACAATGAAGAGCTGGCTTACATGGCTGCTTACTGTTATTTTTTAGAATCTCCTTCTCCCACACTAGATAAAACAAATACCTTAAAGGCTATTGAAGAATTACAAGCCTTCATCGATAAATATCCTGACAGTGAGAAGATTGATAAATGTAACGATCTGATAGATGAACTCACTATAAAAATACACAAAAAAGCATTTAAGATAGCTAAGCTTTATTACGATATTTCTGATTATAAAGCTGCAATTACATCTTTAAATAATTTAGTTCTTGATTATCCAACAATTGATAATCAATCTGAAATTCAATTTCTTATACTAGATGCTAATTACAATTTAGCCATCAATAGTGTAATGACTAAAAAAGAGGATAGACTAAACAATACCTTAGCCGCATTTAATTTTTTCAAGAATAATTATTCAGATGATAAATTAATGAAACTTGCTCAAGGTATTCACGATAAAACAATTAAACAACTAGAAAAGTTTCAATAA